A single genomic interval of Streptococcus oralis subsp. dentisani harbors:
- a CDS encoding capsid assembly scaffolding protein Gp46 family protein, producing MSEFKPITTQEEFDNAIKERLSREKSKHSDYDQLKSRVTELEKENVGLKSTIEANRQSKEDADKQLEEMQNQISNYETASLRTRIALQHGLPYDLADRLQGTDEASFKADAERLAGFMKPVSKVAPIKSTEPIIPKEDDDRAMVRNLVQSLNIED from the coding sequence ATGTCAGAATTTAAACCAATCACTACACAAGAAGAATTTGATAATGCTATTAAGGAACGCTTATCTCGTGAGAAATCGAAGCATAGCGACTATGATCAGCTCAAGTCTCGTGTTACAGAATTGGAAAAAGAAAATGTTGGCTTGAAGTCAACAATTGAAGCTAATCGTCAAAGTAAGGAGGATGCTGACAAGCAACTTGAAGAGATGCAGAATCAAATCTCTAATTATGAGACGGCTAGTCTGCGAACTCGGATTGCTTTGCAACATGGATTGCCTTACGACCTTGCAGATCGTTTGCAGGGGACTGATGAAGCAAGCTTCAAAGCTGATGCGGAGCGCTTGGCTGGGTTTATGAAACCAGTAAGCAAAGTAGCGCCTATAAAATCAACAGAACCAATCATCCCTAAAGAGGACGACGACAGAGCCATGGTTAGAAACTTGGTTCAAAGTTTAAATATTGAAGATTAA
- a CDS encoding class I SAM-dependent methyltransferase gives MKDIRILDACCGSRMFWFDKKEPHTTYMDRREEEFEIHKKKINVKPDIVADFRDMPFDDETFNLVVFDPPHLLWAGQKSFMLAQYGQLDLLTWRLDLQQGFEECFRVLKTGGTLIFKWSDAQVNVKEILELVPHQPLFGQQRGTTHWMAFMKF, from the coding sequence ATGAAAGATATCAGAATACTAGATGCGTGCTGTGGGTCTAGAATGTTTTGGTTCGATAAAAAGGAACCACATACGACATACATGGATAGACGTGAAGAAGAATTTGAAATTCACAAAAAGAAAATCAATGTCAAGCCAGATATTGTTGCAGATTTTCGAGATATGCCATTTGATGACGAAACATTTAACCTTGTTGTATTTGATCCGCCACACCTTCTCTGGGCCGGTCAGAAATCATTCATGCTTGCGCAATATGGTCAACTAGACTTATTGACTTGGAGGTTAGACTTGCAGCAAGGTTTTGAAGAATGTTTTAGGGTTTTGAAAACAGGTGGAACACTTATTTTCAAGTGGTCTGATGCTCAAGTAAATGTTAAGGAAATTTTGGAATTGGTTCCGCATCAACCACTTTTCGGTCAGCAACGTGGGACAACTCACTGGATGGCTTTTATGAAATTTTAG
- a CDS encoding HNH endonuclease, translated as MNTPKDRPDRSGPHRVAFEKNKNIILKTKNTCGICGLPVDKSLKYPHPLSPVIDHVIPINRNGHPSDIRNLQLAHWQCNRQKSDKLYADYKSASSTVVGNRNLPQSRDWTKYRA; from the coding sequence ATGAATACCCCAAAGGACAGACCGGACCGGAGTGGTCCTCACCGAGTTGCTTTTGAAAAGAATAAAAATATTATTCTCAAAACAAAAAATACTTGTGGGATTTGTGGACTCCCCGTCGATAAATCATTGAAGTACCCACATCCTCTATCTCCGGTCATTGACCATGTTATTCCAATCAATCGCAATGGTCATCCGTCAGACATTCGTAACTTACAGCTTGCCCATTGGCAATGCAATAGACAGAAGTCTGACAAGCTTTACGCTGATTATAAATCAGCAAGTAGTACTGTTGTTGGTAACAGGAACTTGCCACAATCAAGAGATTGGACAAAGTACAGAGCTTGA
- a CDS encoding DUF739 family protein: MSNDYSKLAGKIVEKYGTQYNFAQAMGLSERSISLKMNNRVPWKDFEMAKASELLDINVNQLHEYFFTPKVHVCEQIA, translated from the coding sequence ATGAGTAACGATTATTCAAAACTTGCAGGAAAGATTGTTGAAAAGTATGGCACTCAATACAACTTTGCTCAAGCAATGGGGCTCTCAGAGCGCTCAATCTCTTTAAAGATGAATAATAGAGTTCCTTGGAAAGATTTTGAGATGGCAAAAGCCTCAGAGTTATTAGATATTAATGTAAATCAATTACATGAATATTTTTTTACACCTAAAGTTCATGTTTGTGAACAAATAGCATAG
- a CDS encoding phage major capsid protein — MSEAQLAKGNLFDPELVTKVINKVKGHSSIAKLSPQKPIPFNGQREFIFDFDSDIDIVAENGKKTHGGVSLEPVTIVPLKVEYGARVSDEFLHASEEAKVDMLTDFVEGFSKKLARGLDIMSIHGINPRTKQASTIIGDNCFDKKVTQTVTFKETNPDESMEDAVGMIDGSERDITGAILDPIFTTALSKMKNAEGGKLYPELAWGGVPDAINGLAVDKNRTVSYSQTDPKNTAIVGDFETMFKWGYAKEVPMEIIKYGDPDNSGRDLKGYNQIYIRCEAYIGWGIMDAASFARIVKTGG, encoded by the coding sequence ATGTCAGAAGCTCAACTTGCAAAAGGAAATCTATTTGATCCAGAACTTGTAACAAAAGTAATCAACAAGGTGAAGGGTCATTCGTCAATCGCTAAGCTATCACCCCAAAAACCTATTCCGTTTAATGGACAAAGAGAGTTCATTTTCGATTTCGATTCCGATATCGATATTGTAGCAGAAAACGGCAAAAAGACTCACGGTGGTGTGAGCCTTGAACCTGTAACTATTGTGCCACTTAAAGTTGAGTACGGCGCTCGAGTATCTGATGAGTTTTTGCATGCTTCTGAAGAAGCAAAAGTTGACATGCTCACTGATTTTGTTGAAGGTTTTTCTAAAAAATTAGCTCGTGGTCTTGACATCATGAGTATTCATGGTATTAATCCACGAACAAAACAAGCCTCCACAATTATTGGTGATAATTGCTTTGATAAAAAAGTTACTCAGACAGTTACTTTCAAGGAAACTAACCCAGACGAAAGTATGGAAGATGCAGTTGGTATGATTGATGGTTCAGAACGTGACATCACTGGAGCAATTTTGGATCCTATCTTCACTACAGCACTTTCAAAAATGAAAAATGCTGAAGGTGGAAAATTGTATCCTGAATTGGCATGGGGCGGTGTACCTGATGCAATCAATGGATTGGCAGTAGATAAAAACCGCACTGTATCATACTCACAAACAGATCCTAAAAACACAGCGATTGTTGGGGACTTTGAAACAATGTTCAAATGGGGCTATGCGAAAGAAGTTCCGATGGAAATCATCAAGTATGGTGATCCTGATAACAGCGGTCGCGACCTTAAAGGGTATAACCAGATTTATATCCGTTGCGAAGCATACATTGGATGGGGCATCATGGACGCTGCTAGTTTCGCTCGTATTGTGAAAACGGGAGGTTAA
- a CDS encoding phage antirepressor KilAC domain-containing protein, translated as MNELINVTLNDNHEPVVSGRQLHEALEVKTEYKKWFSRMTEYGFNENEDFLKVTQKCLTSSTGQNTTDHLIKLDMAKEIAMIQRTERGKQVRQYFIQVEKDFNSPEKIMARALLMADKKVHKLEAQIEADKPKVLFADAVSASHTSILVGDLAKLISQNGYKIGGNRLFVWLRENGYLIKRKGSDWNMPTQRSMEMKLFEIKESTITHPDGHISVSKTVKVTGKGQQYFINKFLNEEAV; from the coding sequence ATGAACGAACTCATCAACGTAACTCTAAATGATAATCATGAGCCAGTAGTATCAGGTAGACAACTACACGAGGCTCTGGAAGTTAAAACAGAATATAAGAAGTGGTTTAGTCGTATGACTGAATACGGCTTTAATGAAAACGAAGACTTTTTAAAGGTGACCCAAAAATGTCTCACCTCTTCAACAGGTCAAAACACGACTGACCACCTCATCAAGCTAGACATGGCTAAAGAAATTGCTATGATCCAGCGAACGGAGCGAGGCAAGCAAGTCAGACAGTATTTCATCCAAGTAGAGAAAGATTTCAATAGCCCTGAGAAAATCATGGCAAGAGCCTTACTCATGGCAGACAAGAAGGTTCATAAGCTGGAAGCTCAGATTGAGGCTGATAAACCGAAGGTACTCTTTGCGGACGCAGTCAGCGCAAGTCACACATCTATCTTGGTCGGAGACCTTGCTAAGCTCATCAGTCAAAACGGCTACAAAATCGGAGGCAATCGTCTTTTTGTCTGGTTGCGTGAAAATGGCTACTTGATCAAGCGAAAAGGATCTGACTGGAACATGCCAACACAACGAAGCATGGAAATGAAACTCTTTGAAATCAAGGAGTCAACCATCACACATCCTGACGGTCATATCTCTGTCAGCAAGACCGTCAAGGTCACTGGCAAGGGGCAGCAGTATTTTATCAACAAATTTTTGAATGAGGAGGCAGTATGA
- a CDS encoding phage portal protein — protein MELRGIDYLRRKLNLYRSRVNLRYKHYAMQYYEAPTGITIPAHVRVKYQAVLGWAAKGVDSLADRLIFREFANDDFNVTEIFNRNNPDIFFDSAILAALIGSCSFVYISKGEDDEVRLQVIESSNATGVIDPIIGLLVEGYAVLARDDYNRPTLEAYFEPNATHFIPKDGEPYSVTNETGIPLLVPVIHRPDAVRPFGRSRITRAGMYHQKYAKRTLERADITAEFYSWPQKYIVGLDPDAEQLETYKATVSSLLTISASDSGEKPSIGQFTTASMSPFTEQLRTAAAGFAGEMGLTLDDLGFVSDNPSSVEAIKASHENLRLAGRKAQRSLGAGLLNVAYVAACLRDEFRYARSQFVRTTVKWEPLFEADANTMTMIGDGVVKLNQALPGYINAETIRDLTGIAGDMSARPVISEGGSNGE, from the coding sequence TTGGAATTAAGAGGAATTGACTATCTCAGGAGGAAGTTGAATCTCTATCGGAGTAGAGTCAATCTGAGATACAAGCATTATGCGATGCAGTACTATGAAGCACCTACAGGAATCACAATTCCTGCACATGTCAGGGTGAAGTATCAAGCCGTTCTTGGTTGGGCTGCAAAGGGCGTTGATAGTCTTGCAGATCGTTTGATTTTCAGGGAATTTGCTAACGATGATTTTAATGTTACAGAAATCTTTAATCGGAACAATCCTGACATCTTCTTTGATAGTGCTATTTTGGCTGCGCTGATTGGTTCGTGTAGTTTCGTCTATATTTCGAAGGGTGAAGATGATGAGGTGAGGTTACAAGTCATTGAATCAAGCAATGCGACTGGTGTTATTGATCCTATAATTGGCTTGCTTGTGGAAGGTTATGCGGTGTTGGCTCGTGATGATTACAATCGTCCAACGCTTGAAGCCTACTTCGAGCCCAATGCTACTCACTTCATTCCAAAGGATGGGGAGCCTTACTCGGTTACGAATGAGACGGGTATTCCTTTGCTGGTTCCGGTCATTCATCGTCCTGATGCGGTCCGTCCGTTTGGTCGATCTCGTATTACTAGGGCAGGGATGTATCATCAAAAATATGCGAAGCGTACTTTAGAGCGAGCTGACATCACTGCTGAATTCTATTCGTGGCCACAAAAATATATTGTTGGATTAGATCCTGATGCAGAGCAATTGGAAACTTATAAAGCCACTGTATCAAGTTTATTGACAATTTCTGCTAGTGATAGTGGAGAAAAACCAAGTATTGGTCAATTTACTACCGCTAGCATGTCACCGTTTACTGAACAGCTGAGAACTGCTGCTGCTGGATTTGCTGGGGAAATGGGTTTGACCTTGGATGACCTTGGTTTTGTTTCGGATAACCCTTCGTCAGTAGAAGCTATCAAGGCTAGTCATGAGAACTTGCGCCTGGCTGGTCGCAAGGCTCAGCGTTCTCTGGGGGCTGGTCTACTTAATGTGGCCTATGTTGCAGCATGCTTGCGTGATGAGTTTCGTTATGCCAGAAGTCAATTTGTAAGAACAACAGTTAAGTGGGAGCCTTTGTTTGAAGCTGATGCGAATACCATGACTATGATTGGTGATGGTGTTGTCAAATTAAATCAGGCATTACCTGGTTACATCAACGCAGAAACCATTCGAGATCTTACTGGTATCGCTGGAGATATGTCTGCTAGGCCAGTGATAAGCGAGGGTGGTTCAAATGGAGAATGA
- a CDS encoding DUF1642 domain-containing protein: protein MNIQELIEKYKKYENALYDIGAKVACQKILEDLEKLDEPEKIKVPQFVADWYEDVVDEFYIVLERLVLNYRNNTNMPICKWFLETEDALKILINMHQFGYEIEQEKRYRIKLKSNSEEIDYLVNTERNGLRFYSTIYTQRREHTRKELEEAGFGWVFDCPGIEIEEVE, encoded by the coding sequence ATGAACATACAGGAATTGATTGAGAAATATAAAAAATATGAAAATGCTTTATATGACATTGGAGCAAAAGTAGCTTGTCAGAAAATTTTAGAAGATTTAGAAAAGCTAGACGAACCAGAAAAAATCAAAGTTCCGCAGTTTGTGGCGGATTGGTATGAAGACGTTGTAGATGAGTTCTATATTGTTTTAGAACGGCTTGTGCTAAATTATCGAAATAATACTAATATGCCTATTTGTAAATGGTTTCTTGAAACTGAGGATGCTTTAAAAATTCTAATCAATATGCACCAGTTTGGCTACGAGATCGAACAAGAGAAGCGGTATCGGATTAAATTAAAAAGTAACTCAGAAGAAATTGATTATTTGGTAAATACAGAAAGGAATGGACTTCGTTTTTATAGTACGATTTATACGCAAAGAAGGGAACACACCCGCAAAGAACTAGAAGAAGCTGGTTTTGGCTGGGTGTTTGATTGCCCAGGGATTGAGATTGAGGAGGTGGAGTAA
- a CDS encoding YopX family protein, whose protein sequence is MKQNFRAWYVLAEEMIDEILMISFLRKEIIGKFSNGYISVPLKFEDKRNGEDVILMQSTGLFDKNNKEIFEGDIVRQVRTQPTTENEIITGVVTMFEGAWLIMNDNDQLASYLWSETDENEIIGNIYENKDILEDGK, encoded by the coding sequence ATGAAACAAAATTTTAGAGCATGGTATGTGTTAGCAGAAGAAATGATTGACGAAATACTGATGATTTCATTTCTCAGAAAAGAAATCATAGGGAAGTTTAGTAATGGCTATATATCGGTTCCGTTAAAATTCGAAGACAAGCGAAACGGAGAGGATGTTATCCTCATGCAATCAACAGGATTGTTTGACAAAAATAACAAAGAGATTTTTGAGGGGGATATAGTTAGACAAGTACGAACCCAACCAACAACGGAAAATGAAATAATCACAGGTGTTGTAACCATGTTTGAGGGCGCTTGGTTGATTATGAATGATAATGATCAATTAGCAAGTTATTTGTGGTCAGAAACTGACGAAAACGAAATCATCGGCAATATCTATGAAAATAAAGATATTTTGGAGGACGGCAAATGA
- a CDS encoding HeH/LEM domain-containing protein — protein MAEYVNQKTGATINTNTEISGGDWVPIAAYKPLDSLTNAALKEILDEKGITYDSRATKPELISLIEQADTEAQ, from the coding sequence ATGGCTGAGTATGTAAACCAAAAGACAGGAGCAACAATCAACACTAATACAGAAATTTCTGGAGGTGATTGGGTTCCGATTGCAGCATACAAACCTTTGGACTCATTGACCAACGCAGCGTTGAAAGAAATCCTTGATGAAAAAGGTATTACTTATGATAGCCGCGCTACAAAACCTGAATTGATTTCGCTGATTGAACAAGCTGACACTGAAGCCCAGTAG
- a CDS encoding DUF5361 domain-containing protein: MIQTDEDALICDLAETYGIFDYRQLPADQVAVFAFGLRDNSRIKLAMTGSKVPFETFLLAGVLDRLSALVWFKTTDGQKGINKPLMVAEELTGKTKAKESKEMIFDSGEDFEEYRQQILEKIGGED; encoded by the coding sequence ATGATTCAAACAGATGAAGACGCTCTTATCTGTGATTTAGCTGAAACTTATGGGATTTTTGATTACAGACAGTTACCTGCTGACCAGGTAGCTGTTTTTGCTTTTGGTCTGAGAGATAATTCACGGATCAAACTAGCAATGACTGGTAGCAAAGTTCCTTTTGAAACTTTTTTACTTGCGGGTGTGCTTGATAGGCTTTCTGCTCTTGTTTGGTTTAAAACAACAGATGGACAGAAAGGAATCAACAAACCATTAATGGTTGCAGAGGAGCTGACAGGTAAAACTAAAGCTAAAGAAAGTAAGGAGATGATCTTTGATTCTGGTGAGGACTTTGAAGAATATCGTCAGCAAATTCTAGAAAAGATTGGAGGTGAGGATTAG
- a CDS encoding ArpU family phage packaging/lysis transcriptional regulator, which yields MPFFPEINEAKTKENAKKILKGYPRWRRVANDKNGQKVTTTYSFMPRNPGSDTTSQVENLAIRKVDAEMELDAIEQAVSELHDPYYRRIIYEKYMVWHRKKDETIYNELSISESSYYEILDKALLAFAELYRNGEQVAILE from the coding sequence ATGCCTTTTTTTCCAGAAATCAACGAAGCAAAAACGAAAGAAAATGCCAAGAAAATCTTAAAAGGCTATCCTCGCTGGCGTCGTGTGGCTAATGACAAGAACGGTCAAAAGGTGACAACTACATACTCTTTCATGCCTCGAAATCCCGGAAGCGACACGACTAGTCAGGTTGAGAATCTTGCTATTAGAAAAGTAGATGCAGAGATGGAATTAGATGCAATCGAGCAAGCAGTCAGCGAGCTTCATGATCCTTACTATCGCAGAATCATATATGAAAAGTACATGGTCTGGCATCGAAAGAAAGATGAGACGATATACAACGAACTTTCAATCTCAGAAAGCTCATATTATGAGATTCTTGATAAAGCTCTTTTGGCATTTGCAGAACTCTACCGAAATGGTGAACAGGTCGCAATTCTGGAGTAA
- a CDS encoding phage replisome organizer N-terminal domain-containing protein yields the protein MALKNKRYFWIQLAQDFFKSKEMKLLRKIAGGDTHTIIYLKMMLISLEDGGHIYYDGLADNLAEEIALMIDENVEDIKITLLFLESKGLLTRKNDRDYFLEQVPEMVGSETASARRVRKFRENQLALQCNNDVIKRNGDIDIDKEIDIEIEKDRDKNPVELIVEEYQSRIAPLDGTQFEILKEFITLDGMEAKVVLKAIGLAADNGKRNFSYIRAILTNWKNDGVLTIAAVDERERAYKESKISKRPSNQKSNVPEWSQPDYVNKTSDETKKDLEKKKQEMLERLEKGRN from the coding sequence ATGGCGTTAAAAAACAAGCGGTATTTCTGGATCCAGCTTGCTCAGGACTTCTTTAAGTCAAAGGAGATGAAACTACTTCGTAAGATTGCAGGTGGCGATACGCATACTATCATCTATCTCAAAATGATGTTGATTAGTTTAGAGGATGGCGGGCACATCTACTATGATGGACTTGCTGACAATCTAGCTGAAGAAATCGCTCTTATGATTGATGAGAATGTTGAAGACATCAAAATTACTTTGCTTTTTTTAGAAAGCAAAGGTTTGCTGACTAGAAAAAATGACAGAGATTATTTCTTAGAGCAAGTTCCTGAGATGGTAGGTAGTGAAACCGCAAGCGCCAGAAGGGTTCGCAAATTTCGAGAGAATCAATTGGCGTTACAATGTAACAACGATGTAATAAAGCGTAACGGAGATATAGATATAGATAAAGAGATAGATATAGAGATAGAGAAAGATAGAGATAAAAATCCAGTCGAGCTCATCGTGGAAGAATATCAATCTCGTATTGCTCCGTTAGATGGAACTCAATTTGAAATCTTGAAAGAGTTCATCACATTAGATGGCATGGAAGCAAAGGTAGTCTTGAAAGCAATTGGTCTTGCTGCTGACAATGGTAAAAGGAATTTTAGTTATATCAGAGCGATTTTGACGAATTGGAAGAACGATGGAGTTTTGACGATTGCAGCAGTCGATGAACGTGAGCGAGCGTACAAAGAAAGCAAAATCAGCAAACGTCCAAGCAATCAGAAATCAAATGTTCCTGAATGGTCACAACCAGACTATGTCAATAAGACTAGTGACGAGACCAAAAAGGACCTTGAGAAGAAGAAACAAGAAATGCTAGAAAGACTTGAGAAAGGAAGAAACTGA
- the ssb gene encoding single-stranded DNA-binding protein, which yields MINNVVLIGRLTRDPELRYTPSNVAVATFNLAVNRNFKGANGEREADFINCIMWRKQAENFANWVKKGALVGITGRIQTRSYENQHSQRVYVTEVVAESFQTLEKKDNSANQASMENQMPSGFGATNPMDISDDDLPF from the coding sequence ATGATCAATAACGTAGTGTTAATTGGGCGCTTGACTCGTGACCCTGAGTTGCGATACACGCCATCAAATGTTGCAGTTGCGACTTTCAATCTGGCAGTCAATCGGAATTTTAAGGGTGCGAATGGAGAGCGAGAGGCAGACTTCATTAATTGTATTATGTGGCGTAAGCAAGCTGAAAATTTCGCAAATTGGGTTAAAAAGGGTGCTCTTGTGGGAATCACAGGTCGCATCCAAACTCGTAGTTACGAAAATCAGCACAGTCAGCGTGTCTATGTTACAGAAGTAGTAGCTGAGAGTTTTCAAACGCTTGAAAAGAAGGATAACTCTGCAAACCAAGCGAGCATGGAAAACCAGATGCCATCAGGTTTTGGCGCAACAAATCCGATGGATATTTCAGATGATGATTTGCCGTTTTAG
- a CDS encoding DUF3310 domain-containing protein, with protein sequence MKPEIIDNVNNPSHYQGRYGMESIDALRNFMTPEQMKGFYLGNSLKYLLRHQKKNGLEDLKKARKNLDWLIEEMEHEN encoded by the coding sequence ATGAAACCAGAAATAATTGATAACGTAAATAACCCGAGCCATTACCAAGGACGGTATGGAATGGAGTCTATCGATGCTTTAAGAAATTTCATGACACCTGAACAGATGAAAGGTTTCTACTTAGGGAATAGCTTGAAGTATTTACTACGTCATCAGAAGAAAAACGGTCTCGAAGACCTGAAAAAAGCACGCAAGAACCTTGATTGGTTGATTGAGGAGATGGAACATGAGAATTGA
- a CDS encoding site-specific integrase produces the protein MKKVDPIREVDDIERMKDYLRSKSERNYILIMCGLYSGLRISDIIPLQVKHVLGDHIDIYEKKTRKRKRFPINDQLRKALDAYIIENDLKSYDFLFPSRKKKRSKSGNMPGARIHHISREAAYMIFKDAALHVGLKKIGTHSMRKTFGYHFYKREGNLVMLMKIFNHSTQRQTLDYIGYEQDEIDDVMLKFKY, from the coding sequence GTGAAAAAAGTTGATCCAATTCGAGAAGTCGATGACATCGAACGCATGAAAGATTATCTACGTTCTAAAAGCGAGCGTAACTATATACTGATAATGTGTGGCTTGTACTCTGGATTGAGAATTAGCGACATCATTCCACTACAAGTCAAGCATGTTCTTGGAGATCACATTGATATCTACGAAAAAAAGACAAGAAAAAGAAAAAGATTTCCTATAAATGACCAGCTAAGAAAGGCACTGGATGCATATATCATAGAAAATGACTTAAAAAGCTACGATTTCCTTTTTCCAAGCAGAAAGAAGAAACGGTCAAAATCTGGCAATATGCCAGGTGCAAGAATCCATCATATAAGTAGAGAAGCAGCTTATATGATATTCAAAGATGCCGCTTTACATGTTGGTCTTAAAAAAATTGGAACGCATTCAATGCGGAAGACTTTTGGATATCACTTTTATAAAAGAGAAGGAAATCTGGTCATGCTGATGAAAATATTTAATCATTCAACACAGAGACAAACACTTGACTATATTGGTTATGAGCAGGATGAGATAGATGATGTGATGCTTAAATTTAAGTATTAA
- a CDS encoding DUF1372 family protein, whose amino-acid sequence MKRFIAIWILLSAGLNIWQMGKIAELEEKKLMVIYKADNQGAEIFGKVVEKRRHGKLYTITIRDYGVFVITKEVYDKVRIGDEVRL is encoded by the coding sequence TTGAAACGTTTTATCGCAATCTGGATTCTGCTATCTGCTGGATTGAACATCTGGCAGATGGGCAAGATTGCAGAACTAGAAGAAAAAAAGCTGATGGTTATCTATAAGGCAGACAATCAAGGCGCTGAGATATTTGGCAAGGTCGTCGAAAAAAGGCGGCATGGCAAGTTATACACAATCACAATTCGTGATTACGGGGTGTTCGTGATTACGAAAGAAGTCTATGACAAGGTTAGAATTGGGGATGAGGTGAGGTTATGA
- a CDS encoding phage Gp19/Gp15/Gp42 family protein, with protein sequence MENFATVEDLKKLWRALKFDEEKRSEALLEVVSHSLRVEAKKVGKDLDGLVATDPSFAMVVKSVTVDVVARTLMTSTDQEPMTQVAESALGYSFSGSYLVPGGGLFIKDSELKRLGLKKQRYGVIDIYGTD encoded by the coding sequence ATGGAAAACTTTGCAACAGTCGAAGATTTGAAAAAATTGTGGCGGGCGTTGAAATTCGATGAGGAAAAACGATCCGAGGCGCTGTTGGAAGTTGTTTCTCATTCTCTTCGTGTTGAAGCTAAAAAAGTTGGCAAGGATTTAGATGGGTTAGTGGCTACTGATCCATCTTTTGCTATGGTGGTCAAGTCTGTCACAGTTGATGTGGTGGCTCGCACGTTGATGACCTCAACTGACCAGGAGCCGATGACTCAGGTAGCTGAGTCCGCTTTAGGCTATTCCTTCAGCGGTTCTTATCTAGTGCCTGGCGGTGGTCTCTTTATCAAGGATTCAGAATTGAAACGTCTGGGCCTCAAAAAGCAAAGATATGGGGTGATTGATATCTATGGGACGGATTAA